In one Catenulispora sp. EB89 genomic region, the following are encoded:
- a CDS encoding aspartate aminotransferase family protein gives MTASRAATRTTALRDRAERVIPGGVSSNVRLLAPRVFFDRGAGPRLWDVEGNDYVDYLLGQGPAFLGHAHPRVTEAVARAVRSGMVYGAQHVLEVEAAERFLEAVRWPDLVRFGVSGTESVQGALRLARAATGRRRLLRFAGHYHGWVDNVLMDFGPGGGGPATLGQPADALADWLVAPFNDADALAEVFAAHGAELAAVIVEPMMCNQGAIVADPDFLATLRSLTRAHGTVLIFDEVITGFRLALGGAAEHYGVVPDLAVYGKALAGGWPVSALAGRAELMGRFGTGEVNHSGTFNASVMAAAAVVATLEVLTEDPPYERVADHGTRLRAGLAALGDEHQVPLRIQGLPAAFHVSFARPGSGPGSGSGSGPAAGTEPVRDLGGLRELDLVRYAEFARVLAEHGVWVAGRGIWYVSAVHGEAELSDTLHRVDAVLAAESRTSPTAWA, from the coding sequence GTGACCGCGTCGCGGGCGGCCACCCGGACCACGGCGTTGCGCGACCGCGCCGAGCGCGTGATCCCCGGCGGCGTCAGCTCGAACGTCAGGCTCCTGGCGCCGCGGGTGTTCTTCGACCGCGGTGCCGGGCCCAGGCTGTGGGACGTCGAGGGCAACGACTACGTCGATTACCTGCTCGGCCAGGGACCGGCGTTCCTCGGCCACGCCCACCCGCGGGTCACCGAGGCGGTCGCCCGCGCGGTGCGCTCCGGCATGGTTTACGGCGCCCAGCACGTCCTGGAAGTGGAGGCGGCCGAGCGGTTCCTCGAGGCCGTCCGATGGCCGGACCTGGTCCGGTTCGGGGTCTCCGGGACCGAGTCGGTGCAGGGCGCCCTGCGCCTGGCCCGGGCGGCCACCGGACGGCGCCGCCTCCTGCGGTTCGCCGGGCACTACCACGGCTGGGTGGACAACGTGCTGATGGATTTCGGGCCCGGCGGCGGGGGTCCGGCCACTCTCGGCCAGCCCGCCGACGCGCTGGCCGACTGGCTGGTGGCGCCGTTCAACGACGCCGACGCGCTCGCCGAGGTGTTCGCGGCGCACGGTGCGGAGCTCGCGGCCGTCATCGTCGAGCCGATGATGTGCAACCAGGGCGCGATCGTCGCCGACCCGGACTTTCTGGCAACGCTCCGCTCGCTGACCCGGGCCCACGGGACGGTGCTGATCTTCGACGAGGTGATCACCGGGTTCCGGCTCGCGCTCGGCGGCGCGGCCGAGCACTACGGCGTCGTGCCGGACCTCGCCGTGTATGGCAAGGCGCTGGCCGGCGGCTGGCCGGTCAGCGCGCTGGCCGGGCGCGCGGAGCTGATGGGCCGGTTCGGCACCGGCGAGGTCAACCACTCGGGGACCTTCAACGCCTCGGTCATGGCCGCCGCCGCGGTCGTGGCGACGCTGGAGGTGCTCACCGAGGATCCGCCCTACGAGCGCGTGGCAGATCACGGCACCAGGCTGCGCGCCGGACTGGCGGCGCTCGGAGACGAGCACCAGGTGCCGTTGCGGATCCAGGGTCTGCCTGCGGCGTTCCATGTCTCCTTCGCCCGACCCGGGTCCGGACCCGGGTCAGGGTCAGGGTCCGGACCCGCCGCCGGGACCGAGCCGGTCCGCGATCTGGGCGGGCTGCGGGAGCTGGACCTGGTCCGGTACGCCGAGTTCGCCCGGGTGCTGGCCGAGCACGGGGTGTGGGTGGCGGGCCGCGGCATCTGGTACGTCTCGGCCGTGCACGGAGAAGCAGAACTCTCCGACACGCTGCACCGGGTCGACGCCGTCCTCGCGGCGGAGTCCCGGACGTCCCCGACCGCATGGGCCTGA
- a CDS encoding RidA family protein, protein MIEAVASPSGAPPAGPYSPAVRVGDLLFVSGQGPFDAAGQRCGQTFADQAHAVFDNLAALAAAAGTGLDRAVRVGAYLSDHAHFGEWNQVCAARLSAPFPARTTVPVALPGFDIEADAVFWIPKPEDRA, encoded by the coding sequence GTGATCGAAGCTGTCGCGAGCCCGTCCGGAGCACCCCCGGCCGGTCCCTACTCCCCGGCTGTCCGGGTCGGCGACCTGCTGTTCGTGTCCGGCCAAGGACCCTTCGACGCGGCCGGACAGCGGTGCGGGCAGACCTTCGCCGACCAGGCGCACGCGGTCTTCGACAACCTCGCGGCGCTCGCGGCCGCGGCCGGCACCGGTCTGGACCGGGCGGTCCGGGTTGGCGCGTACCTCAGCGACCACGCGCATTTCGGCGAGTGGAACCAGGTCTGCGCGGCGCGGCTCAGCGCGCCCTTTCCGGCGCGGACGACGGTGCCGGTCGCGCTGCCGGGCTTCGACATCGAGGCCGACGCCGTGTTCTGGATCCCGAAGCCGGAGGACCGCGCGTGA
- a CDS encoding ABC transporter substrate-binding protein, with product MRRRQPPLLAGAALVAVALCASACGGSGAGAGPAGSAGGEDHLTIWSQWLKGQPGQQFLQAAVDDFQKQTGIKVTVQWKGNAVVKSLLPALNSPDVPTDAVETSASQIQNVLYPAGGMADLTAAYQQQVPGTSSTVAQVVGPAATSLATPVDASGQPAGGPVVVPYWASATGVVFYNGQNFPALANAAPKDWDAFFAILDAQKAKNRRPLAQDGSVTSYNAVFYNDFLASVLGPDALNKAETDKTGQTWKQPGYLQAAQLVERLAKGGYFTEGYDASKFPEMEDKWANNEADFNVNGSWLPSEVGPVAAPGFDYRSFVFPAVAGHPAPPLNVTVSGIGVLKSSKHQAAAEKFAAFLLQRGYQTQVATKMQNIPIAAGTPAPAAVEAVKQAIDAGQINTVRSPAALADYNAKIYFGLDDKLVFGKLTAAQFIDAMSSDSADYWKTKG from the coding sequence ATGCGGCGACGACAACCTCCCCTCCTGGCGGGTGCGGCTCTGGTGGCGGTCGCGCTGTGCGCGAGCGCGTGTGGCGGCAGCGGCGCCGGGGCCGGCCCGGCGGGTTCGGCCGGCGGCGAGGACCACCTGACGATCTGGAGCCAGTGGCTCAAGGGCCAGCCGGGACAACAGTTCCTCCAGGCCGCCGTCGACGACTTCCAGAAGCAGACCGGCATCAAGGTGACGGTGCAGTGGAAGGGCAACGCCGTCGTCAAGTCCCTGCTGCCGGCGCTGAACTCCCCGGATGTGCCGACCGACGCCGTGGAGACCAGCGCCAGCCAGATCCAGAACGTGCTCTACCCGGCGGGCGGCATGGCGGATCTGACCGCCGCCTACCAGCAGCAGGTGCCCGGCACCTCCTCGACGGTGGCCCAGGTCGTCGGTCCGGCCGCGACCTCGCTGGCCACGCCGGTGGACGCCTCCGGACAGCCCGCGGGCGGACCGGTCGTGGTCCCGTACTGGGCCTCGGCGACCGGCGTCGTGTTCTACAACGGCCAGAACTTCCCCGCGCTGGCGAACGCCGCGCCCAAGGACTGGGACGCGTTCTTCGCGATCCTGGACGCCCAGAAGGCCAAGAACCGCCGGCCGCTGGCCCAGGACGGCAGCGTCACCTCCTACAACGCCGTGTTCTACAACGACTTCCTCGCCTCGGTCCTCGGTCCGGACGCCCTGAACAAGGCCGAGACCGACAAGACCGGCCAGACCTGGAAGCAGCCCGGCTATCTGCAAGCCGCGCAACTCGTGGAGCGGCTCGCCAAAGGCGGGTACTTCACCGAGGGCTACGACGCCTCGAAGTTCCCCGAGATGGAGGACAAGTGGGCGAACAACGAGGCGGACTTCAACGTCAACGGCAGCTGGCTGCCCAGTGAGGTCGGCCCGGTCGCGGCTCCGGGGTTCGACTACCGGTCCTTCGTCTTCCCGGCGGTCGCCGGGCACCCGGCTCCCCCGCTGAACGTGACCGTCAGCGGGATCGGCGTCCTGAAGTCGTCCAAGCACCAGGCCGCCGCTGAGAAGTTCGCCGCCTTCCTGCTCCAACGCGGCTACCAGACCCAGGTCGCGACCAAGATGCAGAACATCCCGATCGCCGCCGGCACCCCGGCCCCGGCGGCTGTCGAGGCGGTGAAGCAGGCCATCGACGCCGGGCAGATCAACACCGTCCGCTCCCCCGCCGCGCTGGCCGACTACAACGCGAAGATCTACTTCGGCCTCGACGACAAGCTCGTCTTCGGCAAGCTGACCGCCGCGCAGTTCATCGACGCCATGAGCTCGGACAGCGCCGACTACTGGAAGACGAAGGGCTGA
- a CDS encoding carbohydrate ABC transporter permease encodes MASAIAVSPTAEAGGARPAGPGPGRRHSPFHRARRRMFVPFVYPALAVYVLIMVAPTLFTLWLSLNRWAGAGPMQWAGLHNYTAMFRDPVFRTSFVNTFWIVVGVGAAVFTIAFGMTILLQDMAGRKWARAVVFFPSLVPGIAISIMWGYLFDPDGLVNTLLADVGVHSHPAWLAQDNMFKVILVGMTWLSSGVYTVIFMAAVDRIPPELYQAAEIEGASAFQRFRYVTFPLMKDVVSVCSVLWCVGALKTFEFLLVFSAESGALPPTNIWNFAMYSYAEAFNPDGTADYGIAAACGVIVLLLTGLLIVLARRVLRRDADTY; translated from the coding sequence ATGGCCTCGGCAATCGCGGTCAGTCCCACAGCGGAAGCCGGCGGCGCGCGGCCGGCCGGGCCGGGCCCCGGCCGGCGGCACTCGCCGTTCCACCGGGCGCGCCGGCGGATGTTCGTGCCCTTCGTCTACCCGGCCCTGGCCGTCTATGTGCTGATCATGGTCGCGCCGACGCTTTTCACGCTCTGGCTCAGCCTGAACCGGTGGGCCGGCGCCGGCCCCATGCAGTGGGCCGGGCTCCACAACTACACGGCGATGTTCCGGGATCCGGTGTTCCGGACCTCCTTCGTGAACACCTTCTGGATCGTGGTCGGCGTGGGGGCCGCCGTCTTCACCATCGCCTTCGGCATGACCATCCTGCTGCAGGACATGGCCGGCCGGAAGTGGGCGCGCGCCGTGGTGTTCTTCCCCTCGCTGGTGCCGGGGATCGCGATCTCGATCATGTGGGGCTACCTGTTCGACCCGGACGGCCTGGTAAACACGCTGCTCGCGGACGTCGGGGTGCACAGCCACCCGGCGTGGCTGGCGCAGGACAACATGTTCAAGGTCATCCTGGTCGGCATGACGTGGCTGTCCTCCGGCGTCTACACGGTGATCTTCATGGCGGCCGTGGACCGGATCCCGCCGGAGCTCTACCAGGCCGCCGAGATCGAGGGGGCGAGTGCGTTCCAGCGGTTCCGCTACGTCACCTTCCCGCTGATGAAGGACGTCGTCAGCGTGTGCTCGGTGCTGTGGTGTGTCGGCGCGCTGAAGACGTTCGAATTCCTCCTGGTGTTCTCGGCCGAGTCCGGAGCGCTGCCGCCGACGAACATCTGGAACTTCGCCATGTACTCCTACGCCGAGGCGTTCAACCCCGACGGCACCGCGGACTACGGGATCGCCGCGGCGTGCGGCGTCATCGTCCTGCTCCTGACCGGCCTGCTGATCGTCCTCGCGCGCCGCGTGCTGCGCCGGGACGCCGACACCTACTGA
- a CDS encoding carbohydrate ABC transporter permease produces the protein MTKIKRHRGWAHVVTVPAAWAIVAVNVLMIVWIVLSSLKSTREMALHPWSLPKHLLWSNYRTAWVSAQFGAGVGNSLLLIVGSGLACILLAAPAAYALSRFRVRSSGLHTALFVLGLGIPAQTMFIPLYVAFDRIGLVDSVWGLMLIYTGAGIPYALFLLTAFFRSLPAELEEAAALDGAGPGYTFWRIMLPLARSGLITIFVLQAIGHWGETFFALVMLHTKTTLSLSLYNFTQTMQYTGSRYSVLFAGLVILIAPLLVLYIVLGRRIIEGISAGYGK, from the coding sequence ATGACGAAGATCAAACGGCACCGCGGCTGGGCACACGTGGTGACGGTGCCCGCGGCGTGGGCGATCGTGGCGGTCAATGTCCTGATGATCGTGTGGATCGTGCTGTCCTCGCTCAAGTCCACCCGGGAGATGGCGCTGCACCCCTGGTCGCTGCCGAAGCACTTGCTGTGGAGCAACTACCGGACCGCGTGGGTCTCGGCGCAGTTCGGCGCGGGCGTGGGCAACTCGCTGCTGCTGATCGTCGGCTCGGGACTGGCGTGCATCCTGCTCGCCGCCCCGGCCGCCTACGCACTGTCCCGGTTCCGCGTGCGCAGCAGCGGTCTGCACACGGCGTTGTTCGTGCTGGGCCTCGGAATTCCGGCGCAGACCATGTTCATCCCCCTGTACGTGGCGTTCGACCGCATCGGCCTCGTCGACTCCGTCTGGGGTCTGATGCTGATCTACACCGGGGCCGGGATCCCCTATGCCTTGTTCCTGCTGACAGCGTTCTTCCGCTCGCTTCCCGCGGAGCTCGAGGAGGCCGCGGCGCTGGACGGAGCGGGGCCGGGCTACACGTTCTGGCGAATCATGCTTCCGCTCGCGCGCTCCGGCCTGATCACGATCTTCGTGCTCCAGGCGATCGGGCACTGGGGCGAGACGTTCTTCGCGCTCGTCATGCTGCACACCAAGACCACGCTGTCGCTGTCGCTCTACAACTTCACGCAGACGATGCAGTACACCGGATCGCGCTACTCGGTGCTGTTCGCCGGTCTGGTCATCCTGATCGCGCCGCTGCTCGTGCTCTACATCGTCCTCGGGCGCCGGATCATCGAGGGCATCTCCGCCGGGTACGGCAAATGA
- a CDS encoding Gfo/Idh/MocA family oxidoreductase yields MRIGLVGTESTHVDHMIRYCNVEGRGGDARIVAVASQAGSAGERDVGLPVVPAAEDLIGLVDAVVVTDRHGARHAAHALPLLAAGLPVLVDKPLAVSVSDAEAMIRTAERHGAPLTSYSALRWLPEVRALIRDAVPTAVAATGPVDPDSPDGGIHFYGVHPVEMALTLCRGELGAVQVTRTRDAIVACAAVGRTAVTVTMVRPAPERVPFHLAVVAEDCSLATAEPVLDDHYLYPGLDAFFAMVRTGVPPVPYDELLRSVRFLAAAAEPGAHLS; encoded by the coding sequence ATGAGAATCGGCCTCGTCGGCACCGAGAGCACGCACGTCGACCACATGATCCGCTACTGCAACGTCGAAGGGCGCGGCGGGGACGCCCGGATCGTGGCGGTCGCCTCGCAGGCCGGCTCGGCCGGCGAGCGCGACGTCGGGCTGCCCGTGGTGCCCGCCGCCGAAGACCTGATCGGGCTGGTGGACGCGGTCGTCGTCACCGACCGGCACGGCGCGCGGCACGCGGCGCACGCGCTGCCGCTGCTGGCGGCCGGACTGCCGGTCCTGGTCGACAAACCGCTGGCGGTCAGCGTGAGCGACGCCGAGGCGATGATCCGCACGGCCGAACGCCACGGCGCGCCGCTCACCTCGTACTCGGCGCTGCGGTGGCTGCCGGAGGTCCGGGCGCTGATCCGGGACGCGGTGCCGACCGCGGTCGCGGCCACCGGCCCGGTCGATCCGGACAGTCCGGACGGAGGCATCCACTTCTACGGAGTCCATCCCGTCGAAATGGCGCTGACGCTGTGTCGTGGAGAGCTCGGCGCGGTCCAGGTCACTCGGACCCGGGACGCGATCGTCGCCTGTGCGGCGGTCGGCAGGACCGCGGTCACCGTCACCATGGTCCGCCCGGCTCCCGAACGGGTGCCGTTCCATCTCGCTGTGGTCGCCGAGGACTGCTCTCTGGCCACCGCCGAGCCCGTGCTGGACGACCACTACCTCTACCCCGGACTCGACGCGTTCTTCGCGATGGTGCGCACCGGCGTGCCGCCTGTTCCGTACGACGAACTACTCCGCTCTGTCCGTTTCCTCGCTGCCGCAGCCGAACCAGGAGCCCACCTTTCATGA
- a CDS encoding NAD-dependent epimerase/dehydratase family protein: protein MTVTLAEIARRVHEPDDRLILELAKTEGDLVVLGAAGKMGVSLARMAAEAFARLPGGRTVHAVSRFSDASARAELEEAGVRTVSADLGDEAVIAGLPDAPNVVYMVGRKFGTAGDAGPTWATNVFLPGRVAQRYAGARISAFSSGNVYPLLPPTSGGADEDVPPNPVGEYAQSCLGRERILTYQAAATGSPLAVIRLNYAIDCRYGVLTDIARAVLAGTPVDLGNGAVNVIWQGDANRYALSALAHARAAGEDPLVLNVTGPETASVRWLATELGRRLNREPVFTGTEAPTALLSNAARCFGMFGYPTVSLHQMLDWTVVWLREGGALLDKPTHFTERAGRF from the coding sequence ATGACCGTGACCTTGGCGGAAATCGCCCGGCGGGTCCACGAGCCCGACGACCGACTGATCCTGGAACTGGCCAAAACCGAGGGCGACCTGGTGGTGCTCGGCGCGGCCGGGAAGATGGGCGTCAGCCTGGCCCGCATGGCCGCCGAGGCCTTCGCCCGGCTGCCCGGCGGCCGCACCGTCCACGCGGTGTCCCGGTTCTCCGACGCCTCGGCCCGCGCCGAACTGGAGGAGGCGGGGGTGCGGACGGTCAGCGCCGACCTCGGCGACGAGGCGGTGATCGCGGGCCTGCCGGACGCGCCGAACGTCGTCTACATGGTCGGCCGCAAGTTCGGCACCGCCGGGGACGCCGGGCCCACATGGGCGACCAACGTCTTCCTGCCGGGCCGCGTGGCCCAGCGCTACGCGGGCGCCAGGATCAGCGCCTTCTCCAGCGGGAACGTCTACCCGCTGCTGCCGCCGACCTCCGGCGGCGCCGACGAGGACGTCCCGCCGAACCCGGTCGGCGAATACGCCCAGTCCTGCCTGGGCCGGGAACGGATCCTGACCTACCAGGCGGCGGCGACCGGCAGCCCGCTGGCCGTCATCCGCCTGAACTACGCGATCGACTGCCGATACGGAGTGCTCACCGACATCGCCCGCGCGGTGCTCGCGGGCACCCCGGTGGACCTCGGCAACGGCGCGGTCAACGTGATCTGGCAGGGAGACGCGAACCGCTACGCGCTCAGCGCCCTGGCGCACGCGCGCGCCGCCGGCGAGGACCCGCTGGTCCTCAACGTGACCGGCCCGGAGACCGCCTCCGTCCGCTGGCTGGCCACCGAGCTCGGCCGCCGCCTGAACCGCGAACCGGTCTTCACCGGCACCGAGGCGCCGACCGCCCTGCTGTCCAACGCGGCCCGCTGCTTCGGCATGTTCGGCTATCCGACCGTGTCGCTGCACCAGATGCTCGACTGGACCGTCGTCTGGCTCCGGGAAGGCGGGGCGCTGCTCGACAAGCCCACCCACTTCACCGAGCGCGCGGGACGGTTCTGA
- a CDS encoding dihydrodipicolinate synthase family protein, which yields MLTDAKRRRLREGMVIPAHPLALHEDRTLDPERQRALTRHYLDCGAGGVAVGVHTTQFEIRDHGLYEPVLRLAAEAAGPDPVLVAGVLGPTPRALAEARAAADLGYDLALVATPGWGDAPDAEILEGVARIAEILPVFGFYIQPALGKRRFGYAFWREYAQIPGVEAIKIAPFDRYATLDVVRAVADTGHADDIALYTGNDDNIVVDLLTPYRVNGTTLHIVGGLLGQWAVWTRAAVALHSEARTISRTGAPIPADLLTRAAELTDANAAAFDAANTFAGSIAGVNEILARQALLAGNWCLSDHERLSPGQAAEIDRVTAAYPAITGSAGAA from the coding sequence ATGCTCACCGACGCCAAGCGGCGGCGCCTGCGCGAGGGAATGGTCATCCCCGCCCACCCGCTCGCCCTGCACGAAGACCGCACCCTGGACCCGGAGCGCCAGCGCGCGCTGACCCGGCACTACCTCGACTGCGGCGCCGGCGGTGTGGCCGTCGGCGTCCACACGACCCAGTTCGAGATCCGCGACCACGGCCTGTACGAGCCGGTCCTGCGCCTGGCCGCCGAAGCGGCCGGCCCGGACCCGGTCCTGGTCGCCGGAGTCCTGGGACCCACCCCGCGCGCCCTCGCCGAAGCCCGCGCCGCCGCCGACCTCGGCTACGACCTGGCGTTGGTCGCCACCCCGGGCTGGGGCGACGCGCCGGACGCAGAGATCCTCGAAGGCGTGGCCCGGATCGCCGAGATCCTGCCCGTCTTCGGCTTCTACATCCAGCCGGCCCTGGGCAAGCGCCGCTTCGGCTACGCCTTCTGGCGCGAGTACGCACAGATCCCCGGCGTCGAGGCCATCAAGATCGCCCCCTTCGACCGCTACGCGACCCTCGACGTCGTCCGGGCCGTGGCGGACACCGGCCACGCCGACGACATCGCGCTCTACACGGGCAACGACGACAACATCGTCGTCGACCTCCTGACGCCCTACCGCGTCAACGGAACGACCCTGCACATCGTCGGCGGCCTCCTGGGCCAATGGGCCGTCTGGACCCGCGCAGCCGTCGCGCTCCACAGCGAAGCCCGCACCATCTCCCGCACCGGCGCCCCGATCCCCGCCGATCTCCTCACCCGAGCCGCCGAACTCACGGACGCCAACGCCGCAGCCTTCGACGCCGCCAACACCTTCGCCGGCAGCATCGCGGGCGTCAACGAGATCCTGGCCCGCCAAGCTCTCCTGGCCGGCAACTGGTGCCTGTCCGACCACGAACGCCTCTCCCCCGGACAGGCCGCCGAGATCGACCGGGTGACCGCGGCGTATCCCGCGATCACCGGATCGGCCGGCGCTGCCTGA
- a CDS encoding UTP--glucose-1-phosphate uridylyltransferase, whose translation MTTAIRRAVIPAAGIGSRLLPLTKAIPKEMLPVGDRPVIEHTVRELVASGITDITIVVSAGKDLIQQHFRPNPALVDQLHAQNKHAYAKAVEEVAELAHEGHITYLEQYGPYGNGTPVLNAARGSGDEPMLVLWPDDVFVAQVPRAQQLISAYEKTGCPVLALMPMDREDARRYGVPEVKEDLGDGLLRISTLLEKPEPEVAPSGFAAIGGYIVTPGIIKELQAITDRWEQHQTGEVYLTDAINAYAATKAVYGQVIDGHWYDTGNPTDYLVAQFASALADPEYGPVLRELAQGGDGPSRVR comes from the coding sequence GTGACAACCGCGATCCGAAGAGCTGTCATTCCCGCCGCCGGCATCGGTTCACGCCTGCTGCCGCTCACCAAGGCGATCCCCAAGGAGATGCTGCCGGTCGGCGACCGGCCGGTGATCGAGCACACGGTGCGGGAGCTGGTCGCCTCCGGCATCACCGACATCACGATCGTGGTCTCCGCGGGCAAGGACCTCATCCAGCAGCACTTCCGGCCGAACCCCGCTCTGGTCGACCAACTCCACGCACAGAACAAGCACGCGTACGCCAAGGCCGTGGAAGAGGTCGCGGAGTTGGCGCACGAAGGGCACATCACCTACCTGGAACAGTACGGTCCATACGGCAACGGCACTCCCGTCCTGAACGCCGCCCGCGGCTCCGGCGACGAGCCGATGCTCGTCCTGTGGCCCGACGACGTTTTCGTGGCCCAGGTCCCCAGGGCCCAGCAGCTGATCTCCGCGTACGAGAAGACCGGCTGTCCCGTACTGGCACTGATGCCGATGGACCGCGAGGACGCTCGGCGCTACGGAGTACCCGAGGTGAAGGAAGACCTCGGCGACGGCCTGCTGCGGATCAGCACACTGCTGGAGAAGCCCGAGCCCGAAGTCGCGCCCTCCGGGTTCGCGGCGATCGGCGGATACATCGTCACGCCGGGGATCATCAAGGAGCTCCAGGCGATCACCGACCGCTGGGAGCAGCACCAGACAGGCGAGGTCTACCTCACCGACGCGATCAACGCCTACGCCGCCACCAAAGCCGTCTACGGCCAGGTCATCGACGGCCACTGGTACGACACCGGCAATCCCACGGACTACCTCGTAGCCCAGTTCGCCTCCGCGCTCGCGGACCCCGAATACGGGCCGGTGCTGCGCGAGCTGGCGCAGGGCGGCGACGGTCCTTCTCGCGTTCGCTGA
- a CDS encoding YtxH domain-containing protein translates to MRKLAYVAGLITGYVLGSRAGRDRYEQLAKSARGVIGHPAAVRARTKVKGTIRSGIDAAAAKVGFGPGTADDAGIEDSAVVDGTA, encoded by the coding sequence ATGAGAAAACTGGCGTACGTGGCAGGGCTGATCACGGGATACGTTCTGGGCTCCCGGGCCGGCCGGGACAGATACGAGCAGCTCGCCAAGAGTGCCCGCGGCGTCATCGGCCATCCGGCCGCCGTCCGGGCGCGGACCAAAGTCAAGGGCACGATCCGCTCAGGCATCGACGCCGCCGCCGCGAAGGTCGGCTTCGGGCCCGGCACCGCGGACGACGCCGGCATCGAGGACAGCGCGGTCGTCGACGGCACGGCTTGA
- a CDS encoding thiamine pyrophosphate-dependent enzyme, whose amino-acid sequence MTTIADQLVTTLADLGVRTLWGVVGDALNPVTDAVRREDRLEWIGTRHEEAAAFAAGAQAQLTGTLGVCLGTVGPGSIHLLNGLYDAKKSGVPVLAICGQVPLAEIGSDYFQEVDNDALFRDVAEFCQTVTSPAQWPRLLQQAVQAAYAGPGVAVLTLPGDVGGQDVPDGARPHITVQQSVLMPADADLARAATLINGADSVTMLVGVGARDAREEVLALAKHLAAPMVLTLKAKEGLERDNPYQIGQSGLIGNPATRKAFDDAGVLLMVGTDFPYPQWLPAGTPTVQIDRRPGNIGRRTPVQAGVVGDAGPSLAALLPRLDAKKDRDHLDGARSAYGGWQERQQRLVDPTHDKTLIGKIRSRLDNTDNRIRPEALAAVVDRLAADDAVFLSDTGMSTVWLSRFVQMRGTRRLIGSYNLGSMANAMPQALGVSAFDRGRQTIAFCGDGGLTMLLGDLLTAVAHKLPVKLIVFDNGRLGMVKLEQEQGGLPEFGTLLANPDLAAVARAMGLTGLRVTEPEQLSAAVAEALAAPGPVLLDVLTNPEEISLPPKVGVHDAWGFAIAKVKETLTSTDDKG is encoded by the coding sequence ATGACCACGATCGCCGATCAACTCGTCACCACCCTGGCCGACCTGGGCGTGCGGACCCTGTGGGGTGTGGTCGGCGACGCGCTGAACCCGGTCACCGACGCTGTGCGCCGCGAGGACCGCCTGGAGTGGATCGGCACCCGCCACGAGGAGGCCGCGGCGTTCGCCGCCGGCGCCCAGGCGCAGCTGACCGGAACGCTCGGGGTGTGCCTGGGCACCGTCGGGCCCGGGTCGATCCACCTGCTCAACGGCCTGTACGACGCCAAGAAGTCCGGCGTGCCGGTCCTGGCGATCTGCGGCCAGGTGCCGCTGGCCGAGATCGGCAGCGACTACTTCCAGGAGGTCGACAACGACGCCCTGTTCCGCGATGTCGCAGAGTTCTGCCAGACCGTCACCTCCCCCGCCCAGTGGCCGCGGCTGCTGCAGCAGGCCGTGCAGGCCGCCTACGCCGGACCGGGCGTGGCCGTGCTGACGCTGCCCGGCGACGTCGGCGGGCAGGACGTCCCGGACGGCGCGCGGCCGCACATCACCGTCCAGCAGTCGGTCCTGATGCCCGCCGACGCCGACCTGGCTCGCGCCGCCACCCTGATCAACGGGGCCGACTCGGTGACCATGCTGGTGGGCGTCGGCGCCCGCGACGCCCGCGAGGAGGTGCTGGCACTCGCCAAGCACCTGGCCGCACCGATGGTGCTGACGTTGAAGGCCAAGGAGGGCCTTGAACGCGACAACCCCTATCAGATCGGCCAGAGCGGGCTGATCGGCAACCCCGCCACGCGCAAGGCCTTCGACGACGCCGGCGTGCTGCTGATGGTCGGCACCGACTTCCCGTACCCGCAATGGCTGCCGGCGGGCACCCCGACCGTGCAGATCGACCGCCGGCCGGGGAACATCGGACGGCGCACTCCCGTCCAGGCCGGCGTCGTCGGCGACGCGGGCCCGAGCCTGGCCGCGCTGCTGCCCCGCCTGGACGCCAAGAAGGACCGCGACCACCTCGACGGGGCGCGTTCGGCTTACGGCGGCTGGCAGGAGCGGCAACAGCGGCTCGTCGACCCGACGCACGACAAGACCCTGATCGGCAAGATCCGCTCCCGTCTGGACAACACCGACAACCGGATCCGGCCCGAAGCCCTCGCCGCGGTCGTCGACCGACTCGCCGCCGACGACGCCGTCTTCCTCTCCGACACCGGCATGTCGACCGTCTGGTTGTCCCGCTTCGTCCAGATGCGGGGAACCAGACGGCTCATCGGCTCCTACAACCTGGGGTCGATGGCGAACGCCATGCCGCAGGCGCTGGGTGTCTCGGCGTTCGACCGGGGCCGACAGACCATCGCGTTCTGCGGCGACGGCGGGCTCACGATGCTGCTGGGCGACCTGCTGACCGCCGTCGCCCACAAACTGCCGGTCAAACTGATCGTGTTCGACAACGGCCGACTCGGCATGGTCAAACTGGAGCAGGAACAAGGCGGTCTCCCGGAGTTCGGCACGCTGCTCGCCAACCCCGACCTCGCCGCGGTCGCGCGCGCGATGGGCCTGACCGGACTGCGCGTCACCGAACCCGAACAGCTCTCCGCGGCGGTCGCCGAGGCGCTGGCCGCTCCCGGACCGGTTCTGCTGGACGTGCTGACCAACCCCGAGGAGATCTCGCTGCCGCCCAAGGTCGGCGTCCACGACGCCTGGGGCTTCGCCATCGCCAAGGTGAAGGAGACCCTCACAAGCACCGACGACAAAGGCTGA